The window agagatttttcagtactCAGAGGATGGTCACATAcatcatatgtcattatacaagtagaagaacatttgaaaaaaacaaaactattatccacttatataataacatatggtACACTACGTATTTCTAACATATTGAAAATCTCTCAGATAAAGTCCAAAGTACAAAAATTGCATGGACTTCTTCTTTCATGTGAAGCCCAAGTTTTCTTGTCTAATTCGTCTTCAAGCTTCAATGTGCTTACTTCTATTTGGGCTTTAGATATTGAACGTGCCAACCTTAATGCTAATCACAACACCTTTTCATCGACCAAATTTGTTACCAAAAGCTTTATCCGTGAATGTGTGGGCCTTTCAGTTTGACATAAAAAAGATATAATCAATTCAATTAGCATTCGTCACTTAGTATCATGTTTTACTTCTTATCGTATTGTGAGACTTACACTCATCCATTCATTTAATGTAGATATTATTGCttgttacaaaaaaaatcaattagcaTTCATtagtttgatttatttgattttgactAATATCATTATTGTAACCGAATAAAACAAAACTATTGTTAATTGGTTTTGTTTGATCAGTTTAAGCCTATTCCAACCCATCACTAAAAAATGTCCAACATTTAAAgagttttaattttctaaacATCCACACATTTCAATTTGGTCAAAAGATTAAGTTTTTTCGGAACATAGAATTCGATCAAGTCAACTAGAGTTTCAATTAATAGACTTTTATGTGggcaaataatttattaattacaaTCCCGCATATGCATAAAATACAAGCAAATCTCTTAATTGTTAATAGCCATTACCAATCGTAGAGCTAAACAACGTCATGTGTTGGACGCCAAAGAGGTGAATAAATGACAAATACGAAATATCTCATTGGTTTTCAACAGAACTACATCTCTTTTGTGGTTAATCACGTTGCTTActgtaattataaaaatttaacagtATTTTCGGGCCatagaagcagtttttttgAGAATCTTACAAACTCATTTTTACGAAgacatttctataaaaaaaaaaaggcacttATATAGACAAGTATTTTTCACATAGACAAACCAAATGGACAGTTTTTTCATATTGCGTATTAGTAAATTTATGCTGGTTTCTGGATCCTAGATCGGAATTAACAAGCACgagacaaagaaaaaagaaaaggatgaaGAAAAGTTACAAAGCAAACAGACACCCGGATAGGCACAAGGCTATGGAGCACATAGCCTATTATATTGTTCCTATTTCTTCAAGTCCAATAAATTAAAAGTTTCATATTACTAATATAGGGTCAGACAACTTAGGCCACCAAATTAAATAGTCACACTCACCTTATGGAAAATCTTTATGGTTATTGCTTGCCATATAAAATtcagtatttttctttcttttttctttgaacacacCTAGGAGGCTAATTCGAAAGATTACTCTAAATTGAGCAACGTAATGAGTTATGATTAGGTTAAGTCGAATGTTCCATGCCCACCGGAATGAAATTCAGTTGACATAATTTTATGATGGTTCTAGCTCGAATCTTGTTATCACCACAGCACAACACCACTGCCCCATAACACTCAGTGGAGCAAACGAAGTGCATAAATAATTTTCCGAAAACTATAATTTATGAAGAGGAGGATTTGCACTTGGATGTAAGAGAACATACACACTACCATATTCTGATCAACTGACCTAACACCCATATACCACAAATTACTTATTTCAATACTAAAGCTTTGTTGGGGAATTTGGACCCCATAGAAGTTAACAGAAAATTAACTAAACCAAGAGCAATATTGGACCACAACACACTATGATAATCATGCCATAAGGACCACCTCGTACGGTCGATGGCATTGGGCGCATGGCTTGGGCAAAAATTAATGGAGCTGTCTTATTTTTCATGTCTTCCATTAAAACAACAGATTAAGAACCACCCTAACCAAGGGCAGAGCAGAGAGAGCAGGATTGCAGAGCTGTCCTCACTCCCTCCCCCTCCGGTCTCTGCATAAAATAGTACGTTTGGCATTTCTTGAGATGGTGACATGTTAGGGAACCCAGCCCAGCAAAGCCCATTGGATACCGATCCTGCGGTTTTTATCCTATCCAAATGGCTCTCTGCTGCTTCTGCTACAACTGCAAGACTGCAACAAAACCTGGGATAAAGATCGATGATGCAAATTTAAACCGTTTAGTTGGATATATCTGGGAGGGATAAAACATAGAAGAAGGATATCATTAAGCCTCTCACGAGTCGAATGTGCATTCTTCTTCTAAATTCATCTTACAAAATATTCATGGATTTCAATGTCCTGTGTCTCGTCTATCGTATCTGTAACAATTTATGGAACAATGGTTCAACTGCATGCACTTTTGAATCTAGCATATggtgattctttttttttgaaaaacaaaacaaaggattAGGGTTCTAGTGGCCGTATGATGACTGAAACAGTTCGTTTTCAAGAATATTAAtcctgcaaaaataaaaaaaataacgaaATTTTAAGTTGAGGAGTGCTTGATAGTTGACCATGCGCACATGGTTTACACTTTCATCAATGGCTTACGAGTTATGCCCGTACGAATGTTACTAACAAAATACGTGACTCATAATATATTGTTGATGCGCGAAACTTAGACTATCGAATAGTGGGTGAAATTAACCTCAAGAAACGTGCTTCGTTTAGCTGGTAGGGAATCACAGATGCGGGATAGTAAGTGTCGAAGGGCATATTAAAGTGACTCATTTACTAATGGTTCACTTTTGCAAAGACATAGTTGATGGACCTAATTAAACCTATACTTTGCGCCGCGTTTGTGTTTAGTGTTTAGTGTTTGAATAATGCGTTCACTGTTTCCATAATTCTAACCATAATTGAGGGTTTCCAATCTCCATAGTTATAATTCAGTATCCACTGAGAAAATAAGAAATCCTCACATTGAATGCGTACAATTAATATATCTGCGAttaagttttcaaatttgactCGAATAATTAAATGATCATTGCGACTTGGGAGTGATTGTAATTGCTAGCCTTCTGGTTGATCTCAATAACTGTTCTCATATGTATAGCATGTGACCCTTGTTTgtgggaaaaaagaaaagaaatctaGCCCAAAATGATTTACATCCTAATTAACCTGCATGCATGGCAAAATTAATTAGCTCGAAAAATGATAGAACAATGAAAAACGtcttaataaatatttatcCTCTCCAACTGTTGATCTTTAAATTTTACAACTGTATTTGATATGATTGTTGGATGATGTTTCATGATATAATCGtacgtgatttttcatttcatgTGTGTGTTAGAATATAATACTTCGGTTGTTTACGTAGTTTTCAAGTTCTCGGAGTTAGCCTTATAAAACCCTAGCTATGGAAGACGAGAGTGATAGACTCCAACGATATATTGATAATCATAATAAacttagggaattgttattagcattctaaaaatctcattctacactctacactccaaattttctatatttggaaagaaaaatacacttgtgagaagtgtagaattagatttttgaagtgccactAACACTTCCCTAAACTtaatctgaagaaaaaaaatatatagtgTTATATATTAGCATATTTATTGAATACATATGTAACGATGTACTATGCATAAATTGAACTGAATTTCAATATAACTATATAAGTATAATGATGAGTGTAAATATTTAGTAATCACAATCACGTATGTAACGAAGTAAACACATATACAAAAGGAGGAGTCTGTAGAATGTTAATGTGGATATTGGATATCTCATgaagtgaaaagaaaagaaaagaaaagggtgaGGTTTGAAGAGTTCAAAGATGGCATGCAGCAGCATCGGCCATAAAAGAAGAGAAGATGTTATACCTCTGGAACCAATtgctctcattttctctctggACTTTTATCAACAATCTGTATCTTATCACTGTCTTTCTTGCTTTATCTTTTTAGGTTGAAATACGGTACAGTCTATGCCCTAAAAGCAAACCAAAGAGTAAGGAACAACAAAGACATGTCATACaaattttaaagatattgttCCCCGATTGCAGCATTCTCCCCCTACCCAGCTTTCACCTTTTCTTGCTTTTTCTATCCATCTTCTTTTCGTTATgtaaaattaatttctttttaatcttCTTCTAATTAAGTGTTAATCCATCCCTTTATGTTGCGGCTTAATTCTCCACTTTCTTTTTTGGTTCCTCTTTCCCATAATTCTACCTTTCATCCACTTACACATCTCTCAAGGTCTAACTAACATGCTCTTCTGCAACATTCATTTAAAACTAGAtgcaaaattaaatatatatccCTCGCAAATTTATATCTTTTGCatagggaaaaataaaaatcaaaactttgaacaTATTTTAATCCTAACACTACTACGTTACTTCATTTTTGTTAGCATTTCGACCGAGCCTAGCAGATTATGCACTTGTAACTAAGTAATGTGTTAAAGTGATAAGTTGTACGATAAAATATTGTTGAGGTCAAATCAAACACGCCTTAAAACCCTCAAGTTAGTAAGACAGCTGATGATCGAGAttgtcatgttttttttttcatgtgatGGTATAATTATCGCATCCAAGTTCTAAAATGTAGCAATATAGACTTGATATACTATACGAGATCGCCAATAATATATGGGCGAAATCTTGAGCGTTCATATTTTATAATACTGTGACAATCGCGGTGCATGAGCAAATCAGCAGATTAAATTATTCAATCATGCCTAAGTAAAGCTTAAGCACTAGGCatgcaatttttttctaaagagGAAGTAAGTAGAAAGCACATGAGGTGCTTCTTGCGGGTGTCTTTTGTGAATTATAAACGATTAATTAGTGAGATCGATTGGTTAATTCAATTCGTGACTACAAGTGGCAGAAATCTAATGTATAAAATTCATTAATTCCCCCCAAGTTTCGAGCCAAACACAAGATTGGGATAGAATTTATGAAAAGATTAAGTGGATATTTAAATGCAACGGTCTTATATAAAATCTGAAATTAACTAAATGATCTGGGGACAAtacatgtatgtgtgtgtatatatacatggaGAGATGTTTCAGTGCTCTGAAAACATAGCCTGGTATActagtgtcataatacaagtagttagatacttaaataaaaaattacaaccaCTTATATATCATACTTGGTATACCGTGCCGTGTTCCGACacactaaaaatttctcatatatATGGTCATATTGTAGATGTACAAAGGTCTTACTCTACATTGGAGCTCTAGTTGACTAAGCCTTGTTTGGTGGGGGATGCCACGTACTACATGACCCGTTTGCTCTTTGGAAATATTGAAGGGTccttagggtttagggtaatTGTATGACATTGCCTTGATTATCAGAAAGCGATTTTAACAGCATTTGACATGAATAACTAAAACTATttctaaacaataaaaacacacCGTCGTTTTTTCAAAAACATACATTAACTGCTTTGAACTACATTTTGAGAAAGCATTTGGTTTGCTAGTAAACACTTTGTTCTGCTTCTATGAACATCACTTATGATACAGACGCTTAAAAGCACAAACGTTTCACACATAGTTATTTACAAACAGACCCTTAATCACTATTGCAATTTAAAgtgaattttaataattgaagcTAAAACAGAgcataaatacaaaataatgaACAAAACTAGTTAATAGCTACCCTAATTTAGTAAGAGCTTATAGGCTTGCATTGAAACACGAGGTGTCAAATTTGGGTGgtttacaactattggtccttGTTCCAGTCCCCTAAGTCATGCAAGATTTAGCTCATCCATCGAGGTCAAACGTTATTTAGAACACCGAAAATACTTGTGGCCGACAACATCTTCTAACCACATGCATTCAACCCCCCCCCTCCTTTCCTAATCCTCCTTGCTCAATTCTCATCTCTCCCcgtttaaatatatatatataagattagAATTCGGAAAATACATCTTTTTTATTCTTGACTCTTATttcgtaattttttttcaaaaatttaaatcGTTTACGTTTTAATTCATCATTCTACATTCATACATTAtctttgaaaaaattaaataaattcaaaatcattaaaatatttatttttgtaggaaGAAAATGAACAAATACGATTTTATAATAAAGTAgtaaatttaattcaacaattatatgACTTTAGATTTGAACGATTATTAGCAAAGATGATATTTAGAAGAAGACATAAAATATAAACGATTGGATCCTTGAAGTAAATTACAAAGTGAGCCCCACAAACATCTCAAATGTGTGTCAAAGGATCctaacatatatatgtatatgcataatTTTTCAGGGATTTTTAACAACagaatatttaaataaattaagataatgAACAATGTGGAAGGTGGCTACACCTACATAGATATTAttgctttcttttttgtttttttcttgaaaaaggCCATGCAAGAGGGGTAAGAGGagatatatataattatactgCCCTGCTGCTGCTGCAAGTGCTCTCTTCATTGCTATGTTCTTAAAAAGTTTCCTCCGGATAAAATGCCAACCATCTCCGTTTCCTAATCTCCGATACATCCACCATCACACATGGATCGGATCATCCGGATTGGATTGGACTGGAATGGATTTGATTGGGAAAATTAGGATGAAAATTCAAAGATGGTAGGCAATTTAACAAATCCACATAAGTATTATTAGACATGGAAAAGACTTTTTTTGGTAGATGGAACCAATTGAGGAACTAGCGAGGGATGATGCTGAGGATATCTGCATTAGGATTCTGGTTGAGCTTCCTCTTCTTCGACAGAGGCTCCGGCGAGGATGAGACTGATGATCCAACGGCCCACGAATCATTCGAGCTATCAGAGCTAAATGACACATCCATCACTCCATTAGGACTGCTTGGAACAGAACCAAACTTACGCTTGTTGGATTGTTTGCCATTGCCTTTGCCTCCGGAAGATGTTAATTCCGATATGAGCTTACAGCAAGCATCCACTTTGTCCTGTTTCAAGTTCAGTCAAAATCTAAGGACTTGTACAAAAGTTTCAAAATATCCCTTTCGAACGGGAAGGATTAGTACTTTTCGGATATTTAAGGGTAACAATTAGCAAACCTTATTGATGCCCAGAATTCCCAAGAGCTGGTTTCGGTATTCGATTAGTAGACACGGTTCTATGTTATTGACAACGTGCAGCATTGTGGCAGTGGCAACTACAGATGGAAGGAAAGACATGAACCTAGAATCTGCATTTACAAAAACATTCCAAATTCCAACAACACTGTAAGACACGGCGTAAAGATCGCAGCTTTAATTTGTTTTCGATCATGTTATTGCGAAAATCAAATCGAATCAATGACAGAAGAACAAGATTTGGATACCTGAAATTAGATTCAGAAGGATGAGCTCACATCTCTTGAGGAATTCCCAACAGAGATGGTTTTTCAGACCGAGTCTTCGGGTGATGTAATCGATGAACGAAATCGGAGTGACAGGATTCATCTTCCATTGGAGAGTTGAGAGCACCAAAATCTCCATTCGTTTGATTGTTCTAGCTTCAAACACATACTTACTATCCTCCACCttaaaaaacacaaagaaaaaaacccaacaaatttCAACAACCAAACACATAGGACAAGATTCAAGAAACCAAACACATTGTACCAAACAACATACTTGGAAATCCTGCAAAAGGGGGACTTGGGTCTCCTCAACTTTGGCCGCAAGAGAGATACATGCCACTGCAGCGAGCTGAGTCATCCACGGCTTCTCAACCTGAAGCTGGAGGCTGGATAGGAACCTGTCGAAGTAATCCGCCGCGAGCACCGCCGTTAGGGCGGAGAAAGAGTAGTGGGAAGTGACTCTCAGCATCCAATCCACCGCCTCTCTGCGAGCTCCGGCCAGAGGGGGGCTGATTTGGAGGGGTTTCTGGAGCTCGTTTTGCTCAGATTCTTTGGAAGACAGAGAGATTAGCTCCTCATTGTCCCAAAACAGGTCTTGCTCGACAAAGATTGGAGCTTTTATTGGTTTAAACGACGAAACATTGCTGTAAAAACTGTCTTCTACTAATTCCTCTTCTGGGAAATAATCCACTGCGCTCACTTGCTCATCCACCAAATGCTCTTCGGAGCAGTACAGAGTGTCTAAAAGGAAACCTGGGTTTTGTTCTTCACTTGATTCTACTGCTTGATGATGATGTTTTCGATCCATCTTATTCTGAGAAGAAGAGGTTTTGTTCTGGGTTCATTCCTTCATTGAAAAGCCAGAGGCTGAgagagtgaagaagaagaagaagaagaagaagaaagatagcATCTCTTCTATCTTAATCtctatctcctctctctctctctctcttctctctctctctcagaagtAAGAACTGTCTCTGATTGATAAGCAGTGGGGGAAGAGGAGGGGAGGGACTGACCACAGGCCCCAAATATGCGTTTTATAATTTGTGGGTTTTAGTTTTTCCCCAATGTCACTGTGAAAGAaaactctttatttttctttttattttgagttaaactttttattcttctttatataaatgatatttctttttctgattTAATATTATTCTACTCGTAAAGGCAAAGAATTTGATCCGAGTCACATAATAAACGATCAATTACAATTCATACTAATTAGGTATCAACTTTGtcctgaccaaaaaaaaaaaaccaatatcaAATTCATTATTTTATGAGTTATATATTAGACATTTCACTTATAAAAAATACAACTAAATTGTAATGCTAATGAATTCCCAAATATTTCAATATATCtcaaaaatatttatatggTGTCTTTCTCTACGGGTTATAATATGAATGCCTAACAAGGTTTGATTTGATATCTCCTCCTTCTCAGATAtattaccaaaaaataaatatgcatGTTATAACTTgtgtaaaaataaaacataaatgttctgaatatataattaatattctCAGCTTATACAAATAAGactgaaaaatataaataattagttatgtttttattttttcaaaaaatagttATGTTAATTACTTAACCGTTATCTTCCCGTTTTCAATTTGTGAAAAGAAAAGATTGGCGAGATCGCGTGCTTAAATCCAGCGGACGCTGGTGAATATGGGCCATGCAGAGCATCAAGTTGACACGCGACATCTGTATCTTGTATTAGTTCTACATGAAGTCATCGAGTACTGTGAA of the Pyrus communis chromosome 1, drPyrComm1.1, whole genome shotgun sequence genome contains:
- the LOC137748994 gene encoding cyclin-D3-1-like — encoded protein: MDRKHHHQAVESSEEQNPGFLLDTLYCSEEHLVDEQVSAVDYFPEEELVEDSFYSNVSSFKPIKAPIFVEQDLFWDNEELISLSSKESEQNELQKPLQISPPLAGARREAVDWMLRVTSHYSFSALTAVLAADYFDRFLSSLQLQVEKPWMTQLAAVACISLAAKVEETQVPLLQDFQVEDSKYVFEARTIKRMEILVLSTLQWKMNPVTPISFIDYITRRLGLKNHLCWEFLKRCELILLNLISDSRFMSFLPSVVATATMLHVVNNIEPCLLIEYRNQLLGILGINKDKVDACCKLISELTSSGGKGNGKQSNKRKFGSVPSSPNGVMDVSFSSDSSNDSWAVGSSVSSSPEPLSKKRKLNQNPNADILSIIPR